A segment of the Flavobacteriales bacterium genome:
TTCAGGTGTTTTTTCTTCAACTACTTCTTCAACTACTTCTTCCTCTATTTCTTCTGTACTCGTTTCTTCTTCCGAAGTTTCCCTTATATTCTCTACGTTGAGTTCTTCTTTTTCTAACTCCTCTTGTTCTTTGCTATCCGACATTTGTAGTGTTTTAAATCAATGTTTTGTGCTAGTCAATTTGTTTGCCAATTAATCGAATTACGACAAATTGTCAGATGAGTGACTTGTTAATTTTATTAAGATTTTTTTTAAGGCAGAGTTAAAAGGATTTTACGTGTTTATCCAATTCTTGATGTAATACAGTACCCCTTAGGTTTTTAGCTATTATTATACCGTTTTCGTCAATTAAAAAGGAAGTTGGAATGCTTCTTACCCCATATTGTGCTGCACCAGCAGATCTCCACCCACCTAAATCACTTACATGAGTATTCCAGTCTAAATGGTCTTGTGCTATTGCTGCCTTCCATCTATTCATGTCTTGATCCAATGATAAACTATAAATTTCAAATCCCTTTGCGGATTTAAACTTTGCGGCTGAGTATTTTTTATAAGCAGATACAATGTTTGGATTTTCTCTTCTGCAAGGTCCACACCATGAAGCCCAGAAATCAATGAGAACAAGCTTTCCTTTTAATGAGGATAAAGAGATAACTTTCCCGTTAGGGTCTTTGTAGGAAAGTTCTGGAGCGATATTTCCAATATTAATACCTATCGTTCTTGGTTCGGCTGCAGAGCTTTTAATCGAATTTGTAAATCCGAATGAGCATGCAACTAGAATGGCCAATATGATTAGCTTTTTAAACATAATCTTTAATTAATCCTTTTTATATCAGCACCGATGGCATTTAGTCTTGTATCAATGTCTTGGTAACCTCTATCGATTTGTTCAATATTATGAATAGTACTTTTCCCTTTTGCAGAAAGCGCGGCAATCAATAATGAAACTCCAGCTCTAATATCTGGCGATGTCATAGAAATACCTCTCAATCTATATTCTTTGTTAATCCCAAATACACTAGCTCTATGAGGATCGCATAAGATAATCTTGGCACCCATATCAATTAGTTTATCAACAAAGAAAAGTCTGCTTTCAAACATTTTTTGATGAATTAAGACACTTCCATTTGCTTGAGTAGCTACAACTAAAATGATACTCAATAAATCGGGTGTAAGTCCTGGCCATGTCGAATCTGCAATGGTAAGAACGGAACCGTCGATAAAAGTGTTAATCGAGTAGCTTTCTTGCTCTGGAACAAATATGTCATCACCCTTTAGTTCAAGATTGATGCCAAGTTTTTTAAATGTTTCTGGTATAACTCCAAGCTCTTGATATGCGACATCTTTAATCGTGATTTCGGATTGAGTCATCGCAGCCAAACCAATAAAACTTCCAATCTCAATCATGTCAGGTAATATCGTGTGCTCACATCCTGTTAGCGAAGAAACGCCTTCAATAGTTAGAAGGTTGGAGCCAATTCCTGAAATATTGGCGCCCATTCTGTTCAACATCTTACTTAGTTGTTGAATGTAAGGCTCGCAAGCAGCATTATATATTTGCGTTCTGCCTTCAGCTAATACAGATGCCATTAGAATATTTGCTGTTCCTGTAACCGAAGCTTCACCTAATAGCATGTAAGAGCCTTTTAGGTTTTTACCGGTAACCACAAATTCGCCGTTTGCATCGTTGTAGACAAACTTCGCTCCGAGCTTTTCAAATCCAATAAAGTGGGTATCTAATCTTCTACGACCGATTTTGTCTCCTCCCAGGCTAGGGATTATCGCTTTTCCGAATCGAGCGAGCATCGGCCCCGCCGTCATAATCGTTCCCCTTAGTTGAGAACCTTTTTGCATTACTTCATCTGAATCTAACAAG
Coding sequences within it:
- a CDS encoding TlpA family protein disulfide reductase yields the protein MFKKLIILAILVACSFGFTNSIKSSAAEPRTIGINIGNIAPELSYKDPNGKVISLSSLKGKLVLIDFWASWCGPCRRENPNIVSAYKKYSAAKFKSAKGFEIYSLSLDQDMNRWKAAIAQDHLDWNTHVSDLGGWRSAGAAQYGVRSIPTSFLIDENGIIIAKNLRGTVLHQELDKHVKSF
- the murA gene encoding UDP-N-acetylglucosamine 1-carboxyvinyltransferase; the protein is MASFEINGGNRLRGDLIPQGAKNEALQILCAVLLTPDRVVIKNIPNILDVRNLIDLLGSLGVKVEKISDSEFAFEASDVNTDLLDSDEVMQKGSQLRGTIMTAGPMLARFGKAIIPSLGGDKIGRRRLDTHFIGFEKLGAKFVYNDANGEFVVTGKNLKGSYMLLGEASVTGTANILMASVLAEGRTQIYNAACEPYIQQLSKMLNRMGANISGIGSNLLTIEGVSSLTGCEHTILPDMIEIGSFIGLAAMTQSEITIKDVAYQELGVIPETFKKLGINLELKGDDIFVPEQESYSINTFIDGSVLTIADSTWPGLTPDLLSIILVVATQANGSVLIHQKMFESRLFFVDKLIDMGAKIILCDPHRASVFGINKEYRLRGISMTSPDIRAGVSLLIAALSAKGKSTIHNIEQIDRGYQDIDTRLNAIGADIKRIN